A single genomic interval of Streptomyces showdoensis harbors:
- a CDS encoding serine/threonine-protein kinase encodes MRPIGSKYLLEEPLGRGATGTVWRARQREAAGAEAAVPGQPGETVAIKVLKEELANDADIVMRFLRERSVLLRLTHPNIVRTRDLVVEGDVLALVMDLVEGPDLHRYIRENGPLTPVGAALLTAQIADALAASHADGVVHRDLKPANVLLAERDGAMFPMLTDFGIARLADSPGLTRTHEFVGTPAYVAPESAEGRPQTSAVDIYGAGILLYELVTGRPPFAGGTALEVLHRHLSEEPRRPSTVPGPLWTVIERCLSKDPDRRPSAENLARGLRTVAAGIGVHATPAQIEAADGVGALLAPDPAPAPVPQTPGVDPAGATQVLPGGAAQYDPAAPTSVMPTGGPAGAADPTAVLPATGAADPTAVLPPVPSQPPQAAPQGDEPHPWESQLRAVRDRNEQTQVQYLDPSEDPLRRRPQRQPQQYQGQQPQDRPQGPGQQGYGHGQQGRPQQYQQRPPQPPQYQQPQRPPQPQQYQQQPQPYAPQPPQRQQYAPQPPQQQYVPPQPPPQSQPPAPAPREPRPPRPRSANPMRIPGLGCLKGCLFTIVLFIVAGWLIWELTPLQDWVAQGKGYWQAIGDAITSISDWVSSIGDSTGGGATGGTTGGTGQ; translated from the coding sequence GTGCGGCCTATCGGCAGCAAGTACCTGCTCGAGGAGCCGCTCGGCCGCGGCGCCACGGGCACCGTCTGGCGAGCCCGCCAGCGTGAGGCGGCCGGCGCCGAGGCGGCCGTGCCCGGCCAGCCCGGCGAGACCGTCGCGATCAAGGTCCTCAAGGAGGAGCTCGCCAACGACGCGGACATCGTGATGCGCTTCCTGCGCGAGCGGTCCGTGCTGCTCCGGCTGACCCACCCCAACATCGTGCGCACTCGCGACCTCGTCGTGGAGGGCGACGTCCTCGCCCTGGTCATGGACCTCGTCGAGGGCCCCGACCTGCACCGCTACATCCGCGAGAACGGTCCGCTCACCCCGGTCGGCGCCGCGCTGCTGACCGCGCAGATCGCCGACGCGCTCGCCGCGAGCCACGCCGACGGCGTGGTCCACCGCGACCTCAAGCCCGCCAACGTGCTGCTCGCCGAGCGGGACGGCGCCATGTTCCCGATGCTGACCGACTTCGGCATCGCGCGGCTCGCCGACTCCCCGGGCCTGACCCGCACCCACGAGTTCGTCGGCACGCCCGCGTACGTCGCGCCCGAGTCCGCCGAGGGCCGCCCGCAGACCTCCGCGGTCGACATCTACGGCGCCGGCATCCTGCTGTACGAGCTGGTCACCGGCCGCCCGCCGTTCGCCGGCGGCACGGCCCTGGAGGTGCTGCACCGGCACCTGAGCGAGGAGCCGCGCCGTCCCTCGACCGTGCCCGGGCCGCTGTGGACGGTGATAGAGCGCTGCCTGAGCAAGGACCCGGACCGGCGGCCCAGCGCCGAGAACCTGGCCCGCGGCCTGCGCACGGTCGCCGCCGGCATCGGCGTGCACGCCACCCCGGCCCAGATCGAGGCCGCGGACGGCGTGGGCGCCCTGCTCGCCCCCGACCCGGCCCCGGCGCCCGTCCCGCAGACCCCGGGCGTCGACCCGGCCGGCGCGACCCAGGTGCTGCCCGGCGGCGCCGCGCAGTACGACCCGGCGGCGCCGACCAGCGTGATGCCGACCGGCGGTCCGGCCGGCGCGGCGGACCCGACGGCGGTGCTCCCGGCGACCGGCGCCGCCGACCCGACCGCCGTCCTGCCCCCCGTACCCTCGCAGCCTCCGCAGGCCGCGCCGCAGGGCGACGAGCCGCACCCCTGGGAGAGCCAGCTGCGCGCGGTCCGCGACCGCAACGAGCAGACCCAGGTGCAGTACCTGGACCCGAGCGAGGACCCGCTCCGCCGCCGCCCGCAGCGCCAGCCGCAGCAGTACCAGGGGCAGCAGCCCCAGGACCGGCCCCAGGGGCCGGGGCAGCAGGGGTACGGGCACGGTCAGCAGGGCCGGCCGCAGCAGTACCAGCAGCGGCCCCCGCAGCCTCCGCAGTACCAGCAGCCGCAGCGCCCGCCGCAGCCGCAGCAGTACCAGCAGCAGCCCCAGCCGTACGCGCCCCAGCCGCCCCAGCGGCAGCAGTATGCGCCGCAGCCGCCCCAGCAGCAGTACGTGCCGCCGCAGCCGCCGCCGCAGTCCCAGCCGCCCGCCCCGGCGCCGCGCGAGCCGCGCCCGCCGCGCCCGCGCAGCGCCAACCCGATGCGGATCCCGGGGCTCGGCTGCCTCAAGGGCTGCCTGTTCACGATCGTGCTGTTCATCGTCGCGGGCTGGCTGATCTGGGAGCTCACCCCGCTCCAGGACTGGGTCGCCCAGGGCAAGGGCTACTGGCAGGCGATCGGCGACGCGATCACCTCGATCTCCGACTGGGTCTCCTCGATCGGCGATTCCACGGGCGGCGGTGCTACCGGCGGTACTACCGGCGGTACGGGGCAGTAA
- a CDS encoding LPXTG cell wall anchor domain-containing protein yields MTKKTRVRVARIAAGAVIAAGASLTAAGAAQAVGVEIGFSAGVNSEDPCEIDPTLCQSGGQSGGSSTGGTETTGGSSTGGTETTGGSSTGGTETTGGSSTGGTETTGGSSTGGTETTGGSSTGGTETTGGSSTGGTETTGGSSTGGTETTGGSSTGGTETTGGSSTGGTETTGGSSTGGSQTTGGSGTSGTSGSTGGSSSGGSETTGGSGTSGSTGGSSTTGGSSTTGGSSTDGGTGTCTVDLDGAECVDNNPGTNNAGSQPVEQGKVKEELAETGAAETSFLLIGAATMIAGGIGFRMLPRLVGGNRAAV; encoded by the coding sequence ATGACGAAGAAGACGCGGGTTCGTGTCGCGCGGATAGCGGCCGGAGCGGTCATCGCCGCCGGAGCCTCGCTCACCGCCGCCGGTGCCGCTCAGGCCGTCGGCGTGGAAATCGGCTTCAGCGCCGGGGTCAACAGCGAGGACCCTTGCGAGATCGACCCGACGCTCTGCCAGTCGGGCGGCCAGTCCGGCGGTAGCTCGACCGGTGGCACCGAGACCACGGGTGGCTCGTCCACCGGTGGCACGGAGACGACCGGCGGTTCCTCGACCGGCGGTACGGAGACGACCGGTGGCTCGTCCACCGGTGGCACGGAGACCACGGGCGGTTCCTCGACCGGTGGCACGGAGACCACGGGTGGCTCGTCCACCGGTGGCACGGAGACCACGGGCGGTTCCTCGACCGGTGGCACGGAGACCACGGGTGGCTCGTCCACCGGTGGCACGGAGACGACCGGCGGTTCCTCGACCGGCGGCACCGAGACCACGGGCGGTTCCTCGACCGGTGGCACCGAGACGACCGGTGGCTCCTCCACCGGCGGGTCCCAGACCACCGGCGGCAGCGGCACGTCCGGCACCTCCGGCTCCACCGGCGGCTCGTCCTCCGGCGGTTCCGAGACCACCGGCGGCAGCGGCACCTCCGGCTCCACCGGTGGTTCCTCCACCACGGGCGGCTCCTCCACGACCGGTGGTTCCTCCACCGACGGTGGCACCGGCACCTGCACCGTCGACCTCGACGGCGCCGAGTGCGTGGACAACAACCCGGGCACCAACAACGCCGGCTCGCAGCCCGTCGAGCAGGGCAAGGTCAAGGAGGAGCTGGCCGAGACCGGCGCCGCCGAGACCTCGTTCCTGCTGATCGGTGCCGCGACCATGATCGCCGGTGGCATCGGCTTCCGTATGCTGCCGCGTCTCGTGGGCGGCAACCGCGCCGCCGTCTGA
- a CDS encoding FtsK/SpoIIIE domain-containing protein, whose protein sequence is MQIRLTVLAPHAGHGAGRACDVLVTAPAGTELAAVASSLAAAVSGPDTSSSGTTVLYAGGERLDTRRCVLGEPPLVDGAVLSLQVPGPDDGIGEGAPARLHVVAGPDAGGVHLLHGGAIRIGRSVDADVPLDDPDVSRAHCTVTVGPDGRVTVTDRGSTNGTTLDGAPVGPQPVRFPPGAVLRVGESALRLTGGRGTEGARGADGPAERSAAVDDSLPTAPDGEGHLRVRREGAPGPVDPAAPGRSPRPGAYAPAYGPGASTASEDATYGGSRGLGSGTGSGPGPDSGPGLTAGSPGSPGDAPGNGHARAQELPESEGETEIEAHSRTRQGRKRGLGAWARRLAGGKDDATRTGEYGVAPVPAFAESRPGSLPGTAAAGPAPSPDSWPDPAAVLLTALGPGRRLWERGLDHPEALVVRLGTTDRAELSGVPVTVGLREAGSLGLAGPGGRLAGLARSVVAQLAALHSPGDLEIVLISADRNRPLEERRRAWGWLGWLPHVRPGHGQDCRLLLAYDREQAQARLTELTRRLDDGPLGAGWPSADRATVAEAAAHHEGPATVVIVDGDPGSAALRETAARLAGAGAAAGIHLLCLAEAPSASPASPVAATYEEACAASFAFRDCGAAALLSGDVATALRLLRTAGGRVAGHGTVGVVDAVSVAWADRFGRALAPLRTETAAGAGQGRSAALPPSARLLDELGLARATPASLMARWASAADGTAVLGAGPRGPVAVDLTAEGPHLLIEGPAGSGRTELLRAIAASLAAGGRPDRLGLLLVDGAGGERGEGLAACTELPHVTEHLVASDPVRMREFAQALGGELKRRAELLGDAHFADRRSGRLIGQRTASAAESVSPAARATARVPDARAGAADLTDRPSGRTLRTGGGELGDTPSARLPRHGTGELGDRTSARTPYPGTNDLSDRASTRTPYPGTGELGDLPSTRTHRTGADAHTPPPGSDLLGDRPSGRTLRTSGGELGDAPSARLPRHGTGDLGDRTSSRTPYPYPDAGDLGDTPSARLPRHGSGGPVDPSGGRPARPGAGDLGERPSARTHRVGADDLTYLPSGRTERTRSDELLYGGGAAGSQPPAEGAGSLPRLVVLVDDFDALVAPALGAPGRPAAGSVVRALEAVARHGARLGVHLIAASARPDRTVDTELAHGARLRIVLDPPPATAGPDEPQPGRGRLGHPDGRVTPFQTGRVTGRIPRTATLRPTVVPLEWERMGDPPTRRPVRELGNGPTDLALLASALDRAARSVEAAPVPPLTSPTHA, encoded by the coding sequence ATGCAGATCCGGCTGACCGTCCTCGCGCCGCACGCCGGCCACGGCGCGGGGCGCGCCTGCGACGTGCTCGTCACCGCCCCCGCGGGGACGGAGCTGGCCGCCGTGGCCTCCTCCCTCGCCGCGGCCGTCTCGGGCCCCGACACCTCCTCCTCGGGCACGACCGTGCTCTACGCGGGCGGGGAGCGGCTGGACACCCGGCGCTGCGTGCTCGGCGAGCCGCCGCTGGTCGACGGGGCCGTGCTCTCCCTCCAGGTCCCCGGCCCGGACGACGGCATAGGCGAGGGCGCCCCGGCCCGGCTGCACGTGGTGGCCGGTCCGGACGCCGGCGGCGTGCACCTGCTGCACGGCGGAGCGATCAGAATCGGCCGTTCCGTCGACGCGGACGTGCCGCTCGACGACCCGGACGTCTCGCGGGCCCACTGCACGGTGACGGTCGGCCCCGACGGCCGCGTCACGGTCACGGACCGGGGCTCCACGAACGGGACGACGCTCGACGGCGCCCCGGTCGGCCCGCAGCCCGTCCGCTTCCCGCCGGGCGCGGTGCTGCGCGTGGGCGAGTCCGCGCTGCGCCTGACCGGCGGGCGCGGCACGGAGGGCGCCCGAGGGGCGGACGGGCCCGCGGAGCGCTCCGCCGCCGTGGACGACAGCCTCCCGACCGCCCCGGACGGCGAGGGGCACCTGCGCGTCCGCCGCGAAGGGGCCCCCGGCCCCGTCGACCCGGCCGCCCCGGGGCGGAGCCCGCGCCCCGGGGCGTACGCGCCTGCGTACGGCCCCGGGGCCTCCACGGCCTCCGAGGACGCCACCTACGGCGGCTCCCGAGGCCTCGGGTCCGGCACCGGGTCGGGCCCCGGACCAGACTCCGGACCGGGCCTCACCGCCGGCTCCCCCGGCTCCCCGGGCGACGCCCCGGGCAACGGCCACGCTCGCGCCCAGGAGCTCCCGGAGTCCGAGGGAGAGACCGAGATCGAGGCGCACAGCCGGACCCGCCAGGGCCGCAAGCGCGGGCTCGGCGCCTGGGCCCGGCGGCTCGCGGGCGGCAAGGACGACGCGACCCGCACCGGCGAGTACGGCGTGGCCCCGGTGCCCGCCTTCGCCGAGTCCCGGCCCGGCAGCCTGCCCGGCACCGCCGCGGCGGGCCCCGCGCCCTCGCCCGACAGCTGGCCCGACCCGGCCGCCGTCCTGCTCACCGCCCTCGGCCCCGGCCGGCGGCTGTGGGAGCGGGGCCTCGACCACCCCGAGGCCCTGGTGGTCCGGCTCGGCACGACGGACCGCGCCGAGCTCTCCGGAGTACCCGTCACGGTCGGTCTGCGCGAGGCCGGTTCGCTGGGCCTCGCCGGTCCGGGCGGGCGGCTCGCCGGCCTGGCCCGCTCGGTCGTCGCCCAGCTGGCCGCGCTGCACTCCCCCGGCGACCTGGAGATCGTGCTGATCAGCGCCGACCGGAACCGCCCCCTGGAGGAGCGGCGCCGGGCCTGGGGCTGGCTCGGCTGGCTCCCGCACGTGCGGCCCGGGCACGGCCAGGACTGCCGGCTGCTCCTCGCGTACGACCGCGAGCAGGCGCAGGCGCGGCTGACCGAGCTGACCCGGCGCCTGGACGACGGCCCGCTCGGCGCCGGCTGGCCCAGCGCGGACCGGGCGACGGTCGCCGAGGCGGCCGCGCACCACGAGGGACCGGCGACGGTCGTGATCGTGGACGGCGACCCGGGCTCCGCCGCGCTGCGCGAGACGGCGGCGCGGCTCGCCGGGGCGGGCGCCGCCGCGGGCATCCACCTGCTCTGTCTCGCCGAGGCCCCCTCGGCCTCGCCCGCCTCCCCGGTGGCGGCGACGTACGAGGAGGCGTGCGCCGCCTCCTTCGCGTTCCGCGACTGCGGGGCGGCGGCGCTGCTCAGCGGCGACGTGGCCACGGCGCTGCGGCTGCTGCGGACGGCCGGCGGCCGGGTCGCGGGGCACGGCACGGTCGGCGTCGTGGACGCGGTGTCGGTGGCGTGGGCGGACCGGTTCGGGCGGGCACTGGCCCCCTTGCGCACGGAGACGGCCGCGGGCGCGGGGCAGGGGCGGTCCGCCGCGCTGCCGCCCTCGGCCCGGCTCCTGGACGAGCTGGGCCTGGCCCGGGCCACCCCGGCGTCGCTGATGGCGCGCTGGGCCTCGGCCGCGGACGGCACGGCGGTGCTCGGCGCGGGCCCGCGCGGGCCGGTGGCCGTCGACCTCACGGCGGAGGGCCCGCACCTGCTGATCGAGGGCCCGGCGGGCAGCGGCCGCACGGAGCTGCTGCGCGCCATCGCCGCCTCCCTGGCGGCGGGCGGACGCCCCGACCGGCTGGGGCTGCTGCTGGTCGACGGCGCGGGCGGCGAGCGCGGCGAGGGCCTCGCGGCCTGTACGGAGCTGCCGCACGTCACGGAGCACCTGGTCGCCTCCGACCCGGTGCGGATGCGGGAGTTCGCGCAGGCGCTGGGCGGCGAGCTGAAGCGCCGCGCGGAGCTGCTCGGCGACGCGCACTTCGCGGACCGCCGTTCGGGCCGCCTGATCGGGCAGCGCACGGCGAGCGCCGCCGAGTCCGTCTCCCCGGCGGCCCGCGCCACCGCCCGCGTCCCGGACGCCCGCGCGGGCGCGGCGGACCTGACCGACCGCCCGAGCGGCCGCACCCTGCGCACCGGCGGCGGCGAGCTCGGCGACACCCCGAGCGCCCGCCTGCCCCGCCACGGGACCGGGGAGCTCGGCGACCGCACGAGCGCCCGCACGCCCTACCCGGGGACGAACGACCTCTCCGACCGCGCGAGCACCCGCACCCCCTACCCGGGTACGGGCGAGCTCGGCGACCTCCCCAGTACCCGCACCCACCGCACGGGCGCGGACGCGCACACCCCGCCGCCCGGCTCCGACCTCCTGGGCGACCGCCCGAGCGGCCGCACCCTGCGCACCAGCGGCGGCGAGCTCGGCGACGCCCCGAGCGCCCGCCTGCCCCGCCACGGGACCGGTGACCTCGGCGACCGCACGAGCAGCCGCACCCCGTACCCGTACCCGGACGCGGGAGACCTCGGCGACACCCCGAGCGCCCGCCTGCCCCGGCACGGGAGCGGCGGCCCGGTCGACCCCTCCGGCGGCCGGCCGGCCCGGCCGGGCGCGGGCGACCTGGGCGAGCGGCCCAGCGCCCGTACCCACCGCGTGGGCGCCGACGACCTCACGTACCTCCCCAGCGGGCGCACCGAGCGCACGCGGAGCGACGAGCTCCTGTACGGCGGCGGGGCCGCGGGCTCGCAGCCGCCCGCGGAGGGGGCGGGCTCGCTGCCGCGGCTGGTCGTGCTCGTCGACGACTTCGACGCGCTGGTCGCGCCGGCGCTCGGCGCGCCGGGCCGTCCGGCGGCCGGGTCGGTGGTGCGCGCCCTGGAGGCGGTGGCCCGTCACGGGGCCCGGCTCGGGGTGCATCTGATCGCCGCGTCGGCGCGCCCGGACCGGACGGTGGACACGGAGCTGGCGCACGGCGCGCGGCTGCGGATCGTGCTCGACCCGCCGCCCGCCACGGCCGGCCCCGACGAGCCGCAGCCGGGCCGGGGGCGGCTCGGGCACCCCGACGGCCGGGTGACGCCGTTCCAGACGGGCCGGGTCACCGGGCGCATCCCGCGCACGGCGACCCTGCGGCCGACGGTGGTGCCGCTGGAGTGGGAGCGGATGGGCGATCCGCCGACCCGCCGCCCGGTCCGCGAGCTGGGCAACGGCCCGACCGACCTGGCCCTGCTCGCCAGTGCCCTGGACCGGGCCGCCCGGTCCGTCGAGGCCGCTCCCGTACCCCCGCTGACCTCGCCCACGCACGCCTGA
- the prfB gene encoding peptide chain release factor 2 produces MAVVDVSEELKSLSSTMGSIEAVLDLEKLRADIAVLEEQAAAPSLWDDPEAAQKITSKLSHLQAEVRKAEALRGRIDDLGVLFELAEEMDDPDTRAEAEAELTAVRKALDEMEVRTLLSGEYDEREALVNIRAEAGGVDASDFAERLQRMYLRWAERHGYSTEIYETSYAEEAGIKSTTFVVKAPYAYGTLSVEQGTHRLVRISPFDNQGRRQTSFAGVEILPVVESSDHVEIEDSDLRVDVYRASGPGGQGVNTTDSAVRITHIPTGIVVSCQNERSQIQNKASAMNVLQAKLLERQRQEERAKMDALKDSGSSWGNQMRSYVLHPYQMVKDLRTEFEVGNPQSVLDGEIDGFLEAGIRWRKQQEQAS; encoded by the coding sequence GTGGCAGTCGTCGATGTATCCGAAGAGCTGAAGTCCCTCTCCTCGACCATGGGGTCGATCGAGGCCGTTCTGGACCTCGAGAAGTTGAGGGCAGACATCGCCGTGCTCGAAGAGCAGGCCGCGGCCCCGTCCCTGTGGGACGACCCGGAGGCGGCGCAGAAGATCACCAGCAAGCTGTCGCACCTCCAGGCCGAGGTGCGCAAGGCCGAGGCGCTGCGCGGCCGCATCGACGACCTCGGGGTGCTCTTCGAGCTCGCCGAGGAGATGGACGACCCGGACACCCGGGCCGAGGCCGAGGCCGAGCTGACGGCCGTCCGCAAGGCGCTCGACGAGATGGAGGTCCGCACCCTCCTCTCCGGCGAGTACGACGAGCGCGAGGCGCTGGTCAACATCCGCGCCGAGGCCGGCGGCGTCGACGCCTCCGACTTCGCCGAGCGCCTCCAGCGCATGTACCTGCGCTGGGCCGAGCGCCACGGCTACTCCACGGAGATCTACGAGACCTCGTACGCGGAAGAGGCCGGCATCAAGTCGACCACCTTCGTCGTGAAGGCCCCGTACGCCTACGGCACCCTCTCCGTCGAGCAGGGCACCCACCGCCTGGTGCGCATCTCGCCCTTCGATAACCAGGGCCGGCGCCAGACCTCCTTCGCCGGCGTCGAGATCCTCCCGGTCGTGGAGTCCTCCGACCACGTCGAGATCGAGGACTCGGACCTCCGCGTCGACGTCTACCGCGCCTCCGGCCCCGGCGGCCAGGGCGTCAACACGACCGACTCGGCGGTGCGCATCACGCACATCCCGACCGGCATCGTGGTCTCCTGCCAGAACGAGCGCTCCCAGATCCAGAACAAGGCGAGCGCCATGAACGTCCTCCAGGCCAAGCTCCTGGAGCGCCAGCGCCAGGAGGAGCGCGCCAAGATGGACGCGCTCAAGGACAGCGGCAGCTCCTGGGGCAACCAGATGCGCTCCTACGTCCTCCACCCGTACCAGATGGTCAAGGACCTCCGCACGGAGTTCGAGGTCGGCAACCCGCAGTCCGTCCTGGACGGCGAGATCGACGGCTTCCTGGAGGCGGGCATCCGCTGGCGCAAGCAGCAGGAGCAGGCGAGCTAG
- the ftsX gene encoding permease-like cell division protein FtsX — MRAQFVFSEIMVGLRRNLTMTFAVVVSVALSLALFGGALLMREQVSTMKDYWYDKVNVSIFLCNKSDGATSPKCAKGAVTAQQKEQIEADLKKMDIVETVHRESADEAYKHYKEQYGDTAIASVVTPDQMQESFRVKLKDPEKYKVVATAFAGRDGVESVQDQRGILQNLFDLMNGMNVVALYVMALMLVIALILIVNTVRVSAFSRRRETGIMRLVGATNFYIQMPFIMEAAFAGLLGGAVASVMLLVGRYFLIDHGLALADKMALVNFIGWDAVLSKLPLVIAVGLLMPALAAFIALRKYLKV; from the coding sequence ATGCGCGCTCAGTTCGTGTTCTCGGAGATCATGGTCGGTCTCCGGCGCAACCTGACGATGACCTTCGCCGTCGTCGTCTCCGTGGCCCTCTCGCTCGCCCTGTTCGGCGGTGCGCTGCTCATGCGCGAGCAGGTCAGCACGATGAAGGACTACTGGTACGACAAGGTCAACGTCTCCATCTTCCTCTGCAACAAGAGCGACGGGGCCACCTCGCCCAAGTGCGCCAAGGGCGCGGTCACCGCGCAGCAGAAGGAGCAGATCGAGGCCGATCTGAAGAAGATGGACATCGTCGAGACGGTCCACCGCGAGTCCGCCGACGAGGCCTACAAGCACTACAAGGAGCAGTACGGCGACACGGCCATCGCCTCGGTCGTGACCCCGGACCAGATGCAGGAGTCCTTCCGGGTCAAGCTGAAGGACCCGGAGAAGTACAAGGTCGTCGCGACCGCCTTCGCCGGACGGGACGGCGTCGAGTCCGTCCAGGACCAGCGCGGCATCCTGCAGAACCTCTTCGACCTGATGAACGGCATGAACGTCGTCGCCCTGTACGTGATGGCGCTGATGCTGGTCATCGCGCTGATCCTGATCGTCAACACGGTGCGCGTCTCCGCCTTCAGCCGGCGGCGCGAGACCGGCATCATGCGGCTGGTCGGCGCCACCAACTTCTACATCCAGATGCCGTTCATCATGGAGGCCGCCTTCGCCGGTCTCCTCGGCGGCGCCGTCGCCTCGGTGATGCTGCTGGTGGGGCGCTACTTCCTCATCGACCACGGCCTCGCGCTCGCCGACAAGATGGCGCTGGTCAACTTCATCGGATGGGACGCGGTGCTCTCCAAGCTGCCGCTGGTCATCGCGGTAGGCCTGCTGATGCCCGCCCTTGCCGCCTTCATCGCGTTGCGCAAGTACCTGAAGGTGTGA
- the ftsE gene encoding cell division ATP-binding protein FtsE yields MIRFDNVSKSYPKQNRPALRDVSLEIEKGEFVFLVGSSGSGKSTFLRLILREERTSQGQVHVLGKDLARLSNWKVPHMRRQLGTVFQDFRLLPNKTVAENVAFAQEVIGKPRGEIRKAVPQVLDLVGLGGKEDRMPGELSGGEQQRVAIARAFVNRPMLLIADEPTGNLDPQTSVGIMKLLDRINRTGTTVVMATHDQNIVDQMRKRVIELEKGRLVRDQARGVYGYQH; encoded by the coding sequence GTGATCCGATTCGACAATGTCTCCAAGTCCTATCCGAAGCAGAACCGCCCCGCGCTCCGGGATGTATCCCTGGAGATCGAGAAGGGGGAGTTCGTCTTCCTCGTCGGTTCCTCCGGCTCCGGAAAGTCGACCTTCCTGCGGCTGATCCTGCGCGAGGAGCGCACCAGCCAAGGTCAGGTGCACGTCCTGGGCAAGGACCTCGCCCGGCTGTCCAACTGGAAGGTGCCGCACATGCGGCGCCAGCTGGGGACGGTCTTCCAGGACTTCCGGCTGCTGCCGAACAAGACCGTCGCCGAGAACGTGGCCTTCGCCCAGGAGGTCATCGGCAAGCCGCGCGGCGAGATCCGCAAGGCCGTCCCCCAGGTGCTCGACCTGGTCGGTCTCGGCGGGAAGGAGGACCGCATGCCGGGCGAGCTGTCCGGCGGTGAGCAGCAGCGCGTCGCCATCGCGCGGGCCTTCGTCAACCGGCCGATGCTCCTGATCGCCGACGAGCCCACCGGAAACCTCGACCCGCAGACCTCCGTCGGCATCATGAAGCTGCTCGACCGGATCAACAGGACAGGGACCACCGTCGTCATGGCGACCCACGACCAGAACATCGTCGACCAGATGCGCAAGCGCGTCATCGAGCTGGAGAAGGGCCGTCTCGTCCGCGACCAGGCACGCGGCGTCTACGGATATCAGCACTGA
- a CDS encoding serine/threonine-protein kinase gives MARNIGSRYTAHQILGRGSAGTVWLGEGPEGPVAIKLLREDLASDQELVGRFVQERTALLGLDHPHVVSVRDLVVDGNDLALVMDLVRGTDLRTRLDRERRLAPEAAVAIIADVADGLAAAHKAGVVHRDVKPENILLDMEGPLGPGGAHPALLTDFGVAKLIDTPGRTKATRIIGTPDYLAPEIVEGLPPRAAVDIYALATVLYELLAGFTPFGGGHPGAVLRRHVTETVVPLPGIPEELWQLLVQCLAKAPASRLRASELGTRLRDVLPLLKGIPPLDVDEPDADPTAEPAYEEDPFPTGTGEPAPRRAAVPLVPGASTDSNRDTHTSMRVPGPDELSGGPLGTARAPRSASARRPGSARHKAGTVRKRRITLTVAAVVLAGALGAGGYLAVSGDSGGTDAPPQDSKQSTRP, from the coding sequence TTGGCACGGAATATCGGCAGCCGCTACACGGCCCACCAGATCCTCGGGCGGGGCAGCGCCGGCACGGTGTGGCTCGGCGAGGGCCCCGAGGGCCCCGTCGCCATCAAGCTGCTGCGCGAGGACCTCGCCTCCGACCAGGAGCTCGTCGGCCGCTTCGTCCAGGAGCGCACCGCCCTGCTCGGGCTCGACCACCCGCACGTCGTCTCCGTCCGCGACCTCGTCGTCGACGGCAACGACCTCGCGCTGGTCATGGACCTCGTCCGCGGCACCGACCTGCGCACCCGCCTCGACCGGGAACGCCGGCTCGCCCCCGAGGCGGCCGTCGCGATCATCGCCGACGTCGCCGACGGCCTCGCCGCCGCGCACAAGGCCGGGGTCGTCCACCGGGACGTCAAGCCCGAGAACATCCTGCTCGACATGGAGGGCCCGCTCGGCCCCGGCGGCGCCCACCCCGCGCTGCTCACCGACTTCGGCGTCGCCAAGCTGATCGACACCCCGGGCCGCACCAAGGCCACCCGCATCATCGGCACCCCCGACTACCTCGCCCCGGAGATCGTCGAGGGCCTGCCGCCGCGCGCCGCCGTCGACATCTACGCCCTCGCGACCGTCCTGTACGAGCTGCTCGCCGGCTTCACCCCGTTCGGCGGCGGCCACCCCGGCGCCGTACTGCGCCGCCACGTCACCGAGACCGTCGTCCCGCTCCCCGGCATCCCCGAGGAGCTCTGGCAGCTCCTCGTCCAGTGCCTCGCCAAGGCCCCCGCCTCCCGGCTGCGCGCCTCGGAGCTGGGCACCCGGCTGCGGGACGTGCTGCCGCTGCTCAAGGGCATCCCGCCGCTCGACGTGGACGAGCCGGACGCGGACCCGACGGCGGAGCCCGCGTACGAGGAGGACCCCTTCCCGACCGGTACGGGCGAGCCCGCCCCGCGCCGGGCCGCCGTCCCCCTCGTCCCCGGCGCCTCGACCGACTCCAACCGGGACACCCACACCTCCATGCGGGTCCCCGGCCCCGACGAGCTCTCCGGCGGCCCGCTGGGCACCGCCCGCGCCCCCCGCTCGGCGAGCGCCCGGAGGCCCGGATCGGCCCGCCACAAGGCCGGGACGGTCCGCAAGCGCCGGATCACGCTCACGGTCGCCGCGGTCGTCCTCGCGGGCGCGCTGGGGGCGGGCGGCTACCTGGCGGTGTCGGGCGACTCCGGCGGCACGGACGCCCCGCCCCAGGACTCGAAGCAGTCGACCCGGCCGTAG